A section of the Mangifera indica cultivar Alphonso chromosome 12, CATAS_Mindica_2.1, whole genome shotgun sequence genome encodes:
- the LOC123193136 gene encoding CO(2)-response secreted protease-like isoform X2, translated as MMILIISYIEDEEYCIRIIQRSIFTEKSPSSDFVSLNTPLINLFTYPHIAFTCSMASNFLKLLLFLFLHCLLLTASSSNQIPKPYVVYMGSSSNIENGDGEFTESAHLQLLSSIIPSKKSDRISLIHHYKHAFKGFSAMLTEKEASLLSEVEGIVSVFPDRVLQLHTTRSWDFLEEAAAQPSISTWASYNYHKHSSDVIIGVIDTGIWPESESFKDQGLGEIPARWKGVCMESRDFKKSNCNRKLIGARFYKTLSTSKRTAGSPRDFIGHGTHTASTAAGARVANASYFGLARGTARGGSPSSRIASYQACSESGCSGATLLKAIDDAVEDGVDIISISIGMSSLFQSDYLSDPIAIGAFHAEQNGVMVVCSAGNDGPDPSTVVNTAPWVLTVAASTIDRNFESTIVLGNGKTIQGPAISLSNLSHTKTYPLAFGKDIAAYFTPEAEAKDCRPGSLDAKKVEGKIIVCLDNDPSIPRRIKKLVAEDAKAKGLIFVNEEEKGVPFDSGIFPFSQVGNSDWYQIVKYINSTKNPTATILSTVDVPKYNPAPVVAYFSSRGPGAFTENILKPDVAAPGVAILAAIVPKEGTTPNGNKPANYGLGSGTSMACPHVTGSAAFIKSLHPDWTSSMIKSALMTTATYYDNIGKPINNSSGNSANPHEMGVGEISPLKALNPGLVFETTTKDYLRFLCYYGYSNKIIKSMANTNFNCSKNSIDKLISNINYPSISIDNIERNKAVRTVRRTVTNVGSTNATYTASVQAPSGLVVNVYPKKISFGKDVKRASFKVSFNSKEASSGYNFGSITWWEGRRNSVRIVFAVNVE; from the exons ATGATGATCCTGATAATATCGTacattgaagatgaagaataCTGTATTAGAATAATACAACGATCAATCTTCACTGAAAAGTCTCCCTCTTCAGACTTTGTCTCTTTAAATACACCATTAATCAACTTGTTCACATATCCCCACATTGCTTTTACATGTTCCATGGCTTCCAACTTCCTCAAACTCCTCCTTTTTCTCTTCCTCCATTGCCTTCTTCTCACTGCTTCTTCATCCAATCAAATTCCCAAG CCTTATGTTGTTTATATGGGGAGTTCATCCAATATTGAAAATGGAGATGGTGAATTTACAGAGTCAGCTCATTTACAACTATTATCTTCCATTATTCCAAG TAAAAAGAGTGATAGAATATCCTTAATCCACCATTACAAGCATGCTTTCAAGGGCTTCTCTGCAATGCTCACAGAGAAAGAAGCTTCTCTATTATCgg AGGTTGAAGGGATAGTGTCGGTGTTCCCTGATAGGGTTCTTCAACTTCATACAACACGTTCTTGGGATTTCTTGGAGGAGGCAGCAGCCCAACCAAGCATCAGCACCTGGGCCAGCTACAATTATCATAAACACTCTTCTGATGTCATAATAGGTGTTATTGACACAG GGATCTGGCCCGAATCTGAGAGTTTCAAGGATCAAGGACTGGGTGAAATCCCTGCAAGATGGAAGGGTGTTTGCATGGAATCACGTGACTTCAAGAAATCCAATTGTAACAG GAAGCTAATTGGAGCAAGATTCTACAAGACACTATCCACCTCCAAAAGGACTGCTGGTTCTCCAAGGGACTTTATTGGCCATGGAACTCACACAGCCTCCACTGCAGCTGGCGCTCGCGTAGCCAACGCAAGCTACTTCGGCTTGGCAAGAGGCACTGCACGTGGTGGCTCGCCTTCCTCCAGGATTGCAAGCTACCAGGCCTGCTCAGAATCAGGGTGCTCAGGCGCAACCCTTTTGAAGGCAATTGATGATGCAGTGGAAGATGGAGTTGACATCATTTCAATCTCCATTGGAATGAGTTCACTGTTTCAATCCGATTACTTGAGTGACCCCATTGCCATTGGAGCCTTTCATGCTGAACAAAATGGAGTTATGGTTGTTTGTTCAGCTGGAAATGATGGACCTGACCCTTCAACAGTTGTCAACACAGCTCCATGGGTGCTCACGGTTGCAGCTTCTACTATTGACAGGAATTTTGAATCTACTATTGTTCTTGGAAATGGAAAAACAATCCAA GGGCCTGCCATTAGTTTGTCAAATCTTTCTCACACAAAGACTTATCCCCTTGCATTTGGAAAGGATATTGCAGCTTACTTCACCCCTGAAGCTGAAgcaaa GGATTGTCGTCCAGGATCATTAGATGCAAAGAAAGTGGAAGGCAAGATCATTGTGTGCCTAGACAATGATCCAAGCATTCCAaggagaataaaaaaattagtggcAGAGGATGCTAAAGCCAAAGGCCTAATATTTGTTAATGAGGAAGAGAAAGGTGTTCCTTTTGATTCAGGCATATTTCCATTCTCACAAGTTGGCAACTCAGACTGGTATCAAATCGTCAAGTACATCAATTCTACCAA GAATCCAACTGCCACAATCCTGTCAACAGTCGATGTTCCAAAGTACAACCCAGCACCAGTTGTTGCATATTTCTCATCAAGAGGTCCAGGAGCCTTCACAGAAAACATTCTCAAG CCTGACGTAGCAGCACCAGGCGTTGCAATTTTAGCTGCAATTGTTCCAAAAGAAGGGACTACTCCGAATGGTAACAAGCCTGCAAATTATGGTTTAGGATCTGGTACATCCATGGCTTGTCCACATGTCACTGGCTCTGCCGCTTTCATTAAATCACTGCATCCTGATTGGACTTCTTCCATGATCAAATCAGCTCTTATGACAACAG CAACCTATTATGATAACATTGGAAAGCCAATAAATAACAGCTCGGGCAATTCTGCAAATCCACACGAAATGGGAGTTGGAGAAATTAGCCCACTTAAAGCTCTTAATCCAGGATTAGTATTCGAAACAACAACAAAAGATTACCTCAGATTCCTTTGTTATTACGGTTACtctaacaaaataatcaaatcaatggCAAACACCAACTTTAACTGCTCAAAAAACTCCATTGACAAGCTCATCTCCAACATAAACTACCCTTCAATCTCCATAGACAACATTGAAAGGAACAAAGCTGTTAGAACCGTCAGAAGAACAGTGACAAACGTTGGCTCGACGAATGCGACATACACTGCAAGCGTCCAAGCTCCCTCAGGATTAGTAGTGAATGTATATCCAAAGAAGATTAGCTTTGGTAAGGATGTAAAGAGGGCTTCTTTCAAAGTTTCATTCAACAGCAAGGAGGCCAGTAGTGGTTATAATTTTGGCTCAATAACATGGTGGGAGGGTCGACGCAATTCTGTTCGTATTGTGTTTGCAGTGAATGTTGAATAA
- the LOC123193136 gene encoding CO(2)-response secreted protease-like isoform X1, with amino-acid sequence MMILIISYIEDEEYCIRIIQRSIFTEKSPSSDFVSLNTPLINLFTYPHIAFTCSMASNFLKLLLFLFLHCLLLTASSSNQIPKPYVVYMGSSSNIENGDGEFTESAHLQLLSSIIPSSKKSDRISLIHHYKHAFKGFSAMLTEKEASLLSEVEGIVSVFPDRVLQLHTTRSWDFLEEAAAQPSISTWASYNYHKHSSDVIIGVIDTGIWPESESFKDQGLGEIPARWKGVCMESRDFKKSNCNRKLIGARFYKTLSTSKRTAGSPRDFIGHGTHTASTAAGARVANASYFGLARGTARGGSPSSRIASYQACSESGCSGATLLKAIDDAVEDGVDIISISIGMSSLFQSDYLSDPIAIGAFHAEQNGVMVVCSAGNDGPDPSTVVNTAPWVLTVAASTIDRNFESTIVLGNGKTIQGPAISLSNLSHTKTYPLAFGKDIAAYFTPEAEAKDCRPGSLDAKKVEGKIIVCLDNDPSIPRRIKKLVAEDAKAKGLIFVNEEEKGVPFDSGIFPFSQVGNSDWYQIVKYINSTKNPTATILSTVDVPKYNPAPVVAYFSSRGPGAFTENILKPDVAAPGVAILAAIVPKEGTTPNGNKPANYGLGSGTSMACPHVTGSAAFIKSLHPDWTSSMIKSALMTTATYYDNIGKPINNSSGNSANPHEMGVGEISPLKALNPGLVFETTTKDYLRFLCYYGYSNKIIKSMANTNFNCSKNSIDKLISNINYPSISIDNIERNKAVRTVRRTVTNVGSTNATYTASVQAPSGLVVNVYPKKISFGKDVKRASFKVSFNSKEASSGYNFGSITWWEGRRNSVRIVFAVNVE; translated from the exons ATGATGATCCTGATAATATCGTacattgaagatgaagaataCTGTATTAGAATAATACAACGATCAATCTTCACTGAAAAGTCTCCCTCTTCAGACTTTGTCTCTTTAAATACACCATTAATCAACTTGTTCACATATCCCCACATTGCTTTTACATGTTCCATGGCTTCCAACTTCCTCAAACTCCTCCTTTTTCTCTTCCTCCATTGCCTTCTTCTCACTGCTTCTTCATCCAATCAAATTCCCAAG CCTTATGTTGTTTATATGGGGAGTTCATCCAATATTGAAAATGGAGATGGTGAATTTACAGAGTCAGCTCATTTACAACTATTATCTTCCATTATTCCAAG CAGTAAAAAGAGTGATAGAATATCCTTAATCCACCATTACAAGCATGCTTTCAAGGGCTTCTCTGCAATGCTCACAGAGAAAGAAGCTTCTCTATTATCgg AGGTTGAAGGGATAGTGTCGGTGTTCCCTGATAGGGTTCTTCAACTTCATACAACACGTTCTTGGGATTTCTTGGAGGAGGCAGCAGCCCAACCAAGCATCAGCACCTGGGCCAGCTACAATTATCATAAACACTCTTCTGATGTCATAATAGGTGTTATTGACACAG GGATCTGGCCCGAATCTGAGAGTTTCAAGGATCAAGGACTGGGTGAAATCCCTGCAAGATGGAAGGGTGTTTGCATGGAATCACGTGACTTCAAGAAATCCAATTGTAACAG GAAGCTAATTGGAGCAAGATTCTACAAGACACTATCCACCTCCAAAAGGACTGCTGGTTCTCCAAGGGACTTTATTGGCCATGGAACTCACACAGCCTCCACTGCAGCTGGCGCTCGCGTAGCCAACGCAAGCTACTTCGGCTTGGCAAGAGGCACTGCACGTGGTGGCTCGCCTTCCTCCAGGATTGCAAGCTACCAGGCCTGCTCAGAATCAGGGTGCTCAGGCGCAACCCTTTTGAAGGCAATTGATGATGCAGTGGAAGATGGAGTTGACATCATTTCAATCTCCATTGGAATGAGTTCACTGTTTCAATCCGATTACTTGAGTGACCCCATTGCCATTGGAGCCTTTCATGCTGAACAAAATGGAGTTATGGTTGTTTGTTCAGCTGGAAATGATGGACCTGACCCTTCAACAGTTGTCAACACAGCTCCATGGGTGCTCACGGTTGCAGCTTCTACTATTGACAGGAATTTTGAATCTACTATTGTTCTTGGAAATGGAAAAACAATCCAA GGGCCTGCCATTAGTTTGTCAAATCTTTCTCACACAAAGACTTATCCCCTTGCATTTGGAAAGGATATTGCAGCTTACTTCACCCCTGAAGCTGAAgcaaa GGATTGTCGTCCAGGATCATTAGATGCAAAGAAAGTGGAAGGCAAGATCATTGTGTGCCTAGACAATGATCCAAGCATTCCAaggagaataaaaaaattagtggcAGAGGATGCTAAAGCCAAAGGCCTAATATTTGTTAATGAGGAAGAGAAAGGTGTTCCTTTTGATTCAGGCATATTTCCATTCTCACAAGTTGGCAACTCAGACTGGTATCAAATCGTCAAGTACATCAATTCTACCAA GAATCCAACTGCCACAATCCTGTCAACAGTCGATGTTCCAAAGTACAACCCAGCACCAGTTGTTGCATATTTCTCATCAAGAGGTCCAGGAGCCTTCACAGAAAACATTCTCAAG CCTGACGTAGCAGCACCAGGCGTTGCAATTTTAGCTGCAATTGTTCCAAAAGAAGGGACTACTCCGAATGGTAACAAGCCTGCAAATTATGGTTTAGGATCTGGTACATCCATGGCTTGTCCACATGTCACTGGCTCTGCCGCTTTCATTAAATCACTGCATCCTGATTGGACTTCTTCCATGATCAAATCAGCTCTTATGACAACAG CAACCTATTATGATAACATTGGAAAGCCAATAAATAACAGCTCGGGCAATTCTGCAAATCCACACGAAATGGGAGTTGGAGAAATTAGCCCACTTAAAGCTCTTAATCCAGGATTAGTATTCGAAACAACAACAAAAGATTACCTCAGATTCCTTTGTTATTACGGTTACtctaacaaaataatcaaatcaatggCAAACACCAACTTTAACTGCTCAAAAAACTCCATTGACAAGCTCATCTCCAACATAAACTACCCTTCAATCTCCATAGACAACATTGAAAGGAACAAAGCTGTTAGAACCGTCAGAAGAACAGTGACAAACGTTGGCTCGACGAATGCGACATACACTGCAAGCGTCCAAGCTCCCTCAGGATTAGTAGTGAATGTATATCCAAAGAAGATTAGCTTTGGTAAGGATGTAAAGAGGGCTTCTTTCAAAGTTTCATTCAACAGCAAGGAGGCCAGTAGTGGTTATAATTTTGGCTCAATAACATGGTGGGAGGGTCGACGCAATTCTGTTCGTATTGTGTTTGCAGTGAATGTTGAATAA